In Centroberyx gerrardi isolate f3 chromosome 20, fCenGer3.hap1.cur.20231027, whole genome shotgun sequence, a genomic segment contains:
- the nog3 gene encoding noggin-3, whose product MDNSYYFLAMSMLVLSLGFRIEEGMCQHYYLLRPIPSDTLPIVELKEDPDPVLDPKEKDLNETELRSALGSHFDPHFMSITPPEDRYAGNEELSESELRQKPSGAMPKEIKAMEFEIQHGKKQKPSKKLRRRLQLWLWSYAFCPVVYAWNDLGSRFWPRYVKVGSCYNKRSCSVPEGMVCKPAKSAHFTILRWRCLQKKGGLKCAWIPVQYPIISECKCSCPT is encoded by the coding sequence ATGGATAACTCTTATTACTTCTTGGCCATGTCTATGCTGGTGCTTTCCCTGGGCTTCAGGATAGAGGAGGGCATGTGCCAACACTATTATCTCCTCCGTCCCATTCCCAGCGACACTCTGCCCATAGTGGAGCTAAAGGAGGACCCGGACCCGGTCCTGGACCCTAAGGAGAAGGACCTGAACGAGACGGAGCTCAGGAGCGCGCTGGGCAGCCACTTCGACCCGCACTTCATGTCCATCACCCCGCCGGAGGACAGATACGCGGGGAACGAGGAGCTGAGCGAGTCGGAGCTGCGGCAGAAGCCCTCCGGAGCGATGCCCAAAGAGATCAAAGCCATGGAGTTTGAGATCCAGCACGGCAAGAAGCAGAAGCCCAGTAAAAAACTCCGGAGAAGGCTGCAACTGTGGCTGTGGTCTTACGCCTTCTGCCCGGTTGTTTACGCATGGAACGACCTGGGCAGCAGATTCTGGCCGCGCTACGTGAAGGTGGGGAGCTGCTACAATAAGCGGTCTTGTTCAGTCCCTGAAGGGATGGTCTGCAAACCTGCCAAATCGGCCCATTTTACGATCCTGCGATGGCGGTGCCTGCAGAAAAAGGGGGGTCTGAAGTGCGCCTGGATACCTGTTCAGTACCCCATTATATCAGAGTGCAAATGCTCCTGTCCGACCTGA
- the LOC139915519 gene encoding chromobox protein homolog 2-like, with protein MEGVTVGQVFDAECILSKRPRKGKFEYLVKWRGWSSKHNSWEPEENILDPRLLAAFHKREQERELLFQKKGKRPRGRPRKILEPAPTATKDSRSSSSSSSGLSSSASSSSSEDEDHPKKAKPGPRVRDLHPVPQKRPQIMLAKPEPVRKKRGRKPLHPDLRALRQAKSRPPPPPPPRHHQALRPHRDVPREEPRSGVKKPLQPASFTYTGLSRSSRDEAGSGSQSSAGSFSQTGAAKPGSLNCIWANRSLSTSSPSSASSSSSHNKPNPSPHSKSSSSDLKRSVSDTGGSRGDGLKASPSPLKQGGASGSLGLHGSKLSGSFGGGQAAGGSAQRSQLGQRRQEGLGGQTGAGQHQQQSSSVSKPTSSPPPTPRDRASQALSLRALNLQSVSKPPPGNGLQGSNASAAAAASRSSLRSGAGPVGKGGAGSLKETRTSAGGQRSGPAAGGGGEQGRLREERGKEKLKAGGGGRQDERKHGLSSQNRTLNELSTGDSDETSSSESERDASLFPGGRPSLGAVAMELDVDMETDWRPARSLLEHVFVTDVTANFITVTVKESPTSVGFFNSRNH; from the exons ATGGAGGGGGTAACAGTCGGGCAGGTATTTGACGCGGAATGCATCCTCAGCAAACGGCCCAGAAAG GGCAAGTTTGAGTATCTGGTGAAGTGGAGAGGGTGGTCGTCCAA GCACAACAGCTGGGAGCCAGAAGAGAATATTTTGGACCCCAGGTTACTGGCAGCATTCcacaagag agaacaagagagggagCTGCTATTccaaaagaaagggaagaggccCAGGGGACGCCCGCGGAAAATTCTG gAACCTGCACCAACTGCCACAAAAGACAGCcgctcctcctcgtcttcttcCTCCGGCCTTTCGTcatccgcctcctcctcttcctcggagGATGAAGACCACCCGAAGAAGGCGAAGCCGGGCCCTCGTGTGCGGGACCTGCACCCGGTCCCGCAGAAGAGGCCCCAGATCATGTTGGCCAAACCAGAACCCGTCCGGAAGAAGCGCGGGAGGAAGCCGCTGCACCCCGATCTGAGGGCTTTAAGACAGGCGAAGAGCAGGCCGCCTCCCCCGCCGCCTCCGCGCCACCACCAGGCCCTCCGGCCGCACCGGGACGTCCCGAGGGAGGAGCCCCGGTCCGGGGTGAAGAAGCCGCTGCAGCCCGCCAGCTTCACCTACACCGGGCTGAGCAGGAGCTCCAGGGACGAGGCGGGGTCCGGGTCCCAGAGCTCCGCCGGCTCCTTCTCCCAGACGGGCGCCGCCAAGCCCGGCTCCCTCAACTGCATCTGGGCCAACCGCTCTctgtccacctcctctccctcctccgcctcctcctcttcctcccacaaCAAGCCCAACCCCTCCCCGCACAGTAAGAGCTCTTCGTCCGACCTGAAGCGCTCCGTCTCGGACACGGGCGGCAGCAGAGGAGACGGACTCAAAGCGTCTCCCTCGCCTCTGAAACAAGGCGGAGCTTCAGGGTCGCTGGGTCTTCACGGCTCCAAGCTGTCCGGTAGTTTCGGGGGCGGCCAGGCGGCGGGAGGCTCCGCCCAGCGCTCCCAGCTGGgccagaggaggcaggaggggcTGGGCGGTCAGACGGGGGCGGGGCAACACCAGCAGCAGAGCTCCAGCGTTTCCAAACCGACCTCCTCTCCCCCGCCGACGCCCCGGGACCGAGCCAGCCAGGCGCTCAGCCTCCGCGCCCTCAACCTGCAGAGCGTCAGCAAGCCGCCGCCGGGCAACGGTCTGCAGGGGAGCAACGCGAGCGCCGCGGCGGCAGCGTCGAGGTCGAGCCTGAGGAGCGGCGCCGGCCCCGTCGGGAAAGGAGGAGCGGGGAGTTTGAAAGAGACGCGAACGTCAGCCGGCGGGCAGCGCTCCGGTCCGGCAGCGGGTGGCGGCGGAGAGCAggggagactgagagaggagagggggaaggagaagcTG AAAGCCGGCGGCGGCGGGAGGCAAGACGAGAGGAAACACGGGCTCAGCTCTCAAAACCGGACCCTTAACGAGCTCAGCACCGGCGATTCCGACGAAACCAGCAGCAGCGAATCGGAGCGCGACGCCTCCCTGTTTCCCGGCGGCAGGCCCAGCCTCGGCGCCGTCGCCATGGAGCTGGACGTGGACATGGAGACGGACTGGCGGCCGGCCCGGAGCCTGCTGGAGCACGTGTTCGTCACCGACGTCACGGCCAACTTCATCACGGTGACGGTGAAGGAGTCGCCGACCAGCGTTGGATTCTTCAACTCGCGGAATCACTGA